From a single Zygotorulaspora mrakii chromosome 2, complete sequence genomic region:
- the HEM4 gene encoding uroporphyrinogen-III synthase HEM4 (similar to Saccharomyces cerevisiae HEM4 (YOR278W); ancestral locus Anc_8.734) — protein sequence MVNKIQENLQLRFPMKALLLKNKTSQLDKYDTLFKSNGFDPEFMPLLTHTNVTEEFLQLIESPGYLDNLRYIIITSQRTVECLSESVLPLLSQEARSKLLGKTIYTVGPVTKDFLKRVGFQHLRGGEDAGNGNVLADIIISDLLGVEDKEEVNEHSIHELLFLVGEVRRDIIPKKLSQRGINVREVVMYKTQNIQDNASRFQNAINNKCWVVFFSPQGTEGILKCLNEEVCRKIKIASIGPTTEEYLKSHGITPDIVSPKPDAENLLNAIRSYV from the coding sequence ATGGTGAACAAGATCCAAGAAAACCTGCAATTGAGATTCCCAATGAAAGCGCTCCTATTGAAGAATAAGACGTCGCAATTAGATAAATATGATACTTTGTTCAAGTCAAACGGGTTCGATCCCGAATTTATGCCTTTGCTAACTCATACTAATGTAACAGAAGAATTTTTGCAACTAATTGAGAGCCCTGGGTACCTTGATAACCTAAGATATATTATAATAACCTCTCAAAGAACTGTTGAATGCTTGAGTGAATCTGTTTTGCCACTTTTAAGCCAGGAAGCGAGGTCTAAACTTTTGGGTAAGACTATTTATACGGTGGGTCCAGTAACGAAGGACTTTTTGAAGCGAGTTGGGTTTCAACACCTTAGAGGAGGCGAAGACGCCGGCAATGGAAATGTGCTTGCTGATATTATCATTTCTGATCTGTTAGGAGTCGAAGACAAGGAAGAGGTCAATGAACACTCTATCCATgaacttttgtttttggttGGTGAGGTGAGAAGAGACATTATTCCCAAGAAACTCTCACAAAGAGGTATAAACGTCAGAGAAGTCGTGATGTACAAGACCCAGAATATTCAAGATAACGCTTCTCGATTTCAAAACGCCATAAACAACAAATGTTGGGTAGTATTCTTCAGCCCACAAGGAACGGAAGGGATACTGAAATGCTTGAATGAGGAAGTTTgtagaaaaataaaaattgCTAGTATTGGCCCAACCACCGAAGAATATTTAAAAAGTCATGGCATTACTCCCGATATCGTAAGTCCTAAACCCGATGctgaaaatttgttgaatGCTATCCGATCGTATGTATAA
- the GUA1 gene encoding GMP synthase (glutamine-hydrolyzing) (similar to Saccharomyces cerevisiae GUA1 (YMR217W); ancestral locus Anc_8.733), whose translation MSAAVSNMFDTILVLDFGSQYSHLITRRLREFNIYAEMLPCTQKISELGWKPKGVILSGGPYSVYEEGSPHVDRAIFDLQVPILGICYGLQELAWIDGSHVGRGDKREYGPATLNVVDSNHRLFKGIDRSIVWMSHGDKLHGLPSDYEVIATSENSPYCGIGHTKKDIFGIQFHPEVTHSTQGKLLLKNFAVDICKAQQNWTMENFIETEIQRIRNLVGPTAEVIGAVSGGVDSTVASKLMTEAIGDRFHAILVDNGVLRLNEAENVKKTLVEGLNINLTVVDASDEFLDKLKGVTDPERKRKIIGNTFIHVFEREAAKIKPKDGKDIEFLLQGTLYPDVIESISFKGPSQTIKTHHNVGGLLEDMKLKLIEPLRELFKDEVRHLGELLGISHELVWRHPFPGPGIAIRVLGEVTRAQVEIARKADHIYIEEIKKAGLYNNIAQAFACLLPVKSVGVMGDQRTYEQVIALRAIETTDFMTADWYPFEHDFLKRVASRIVNEVDGVARVTYDITSKPPATVEWE comes from the coding sequence ATGTCTGCGGCAGTTTCTAATATGTTCGACACCATTTTGGTGCTGGACTTCGGTTCTCAATATTCTCACTTGATCACTAGAAGATTGAGAGAGTTCAACATCTATGCTGAGATGCTTCCTTGCACCCAAAAGATTTCTGAGCTGGGTTGGAAACCAAAGGGTGTTATCTTGTCGGGTGGTCCTTACTCGGTGTATGAGGAAGGCTCTCCTCATGTTGACCGCGCAATCTTCGATTTGCAGGTGCCGATCCTCGGTATCTGTTATGGGTTGCAGGAACTGGCCTGGATCGACGGAAGTCATGTCGGCCGTGGCGACAAGAGGGAGTACGGGCCGGCTACCTTAAATGTGGTCGACTCAAACCACCGTTTATTCAAAGGCATTGACCGTTCGATCGTTTGGATGTCACATGGAGACAAGCTGCATGGGCTGCCAAGCGACTATGAGGTTATTGCCACATCTGAGAACTCTCCTTACTGTGGTATTGGCCATACGAAAAAAGACATCTTTGGCATTCAATTCCATCCAGAGGTTACTCATTCTACCCAGGGCAAACTTTtgctgaagaattttgcaGTTGATATTTGTAAGGCGCAGCAAAACTGGACCATGGAGAACTTCATTGAGACTGAAATCCAAAGAATTAGAAACCTTGTTGGACCCACTGCAGAAGTCATTGGTGCTGTGTCTGGTGGTGTTGACTCCACTGTTGCATCAAAACTTATGACTGAAGCTATCGGTGACAGATTTCACGCAATTCTTGTTGACAACGGTGTCCTGAGATTGAACGAAGCCGAGAATGTTAAAAAAACTCTAGTTGAAGGGTTAAATATTAACTTGACAGTTGTAGACGCTTCTGACGAGTTCTTGGATAAATTGAAAGGTGTCACCGATCctgaaagaaagagaaaaatcatcGGTAATACCTTCATCCATGTGTTTGAAAGAGAAGCTGCAAAAATCAAGCCGAAGGACGGCAAAGATATCGAATTCTTGTTACAAGGTACTTTATACCCAGATGTTATTGAATCTATTTCATTTAAAGGTCCCTCTCAAACTATCAAAACCCATCATAATGTTGGTGGTTTATTGGAAgatatgaaattgaaactAATTGAGCCATTGAGAGAATTGTTCAAAGATGAAGTTAGACATCTTGGTGAATTGTTGGGTATTTCTCATGAACTAGTCTGGAGACATCCTTTCCCAGGTCCAGGTATCGCGATTCGTGTTCTTGGTGAAGTGACTAGAGCACAAGTCGAAATTGCGAGAAAGGCTGATCACATCTACATTGAAGAGATCAAAAAAGCTGGATTATATAATAATATTGCTCAGGCCTTTGCCTGCTTGCTGCCAGTTAAGTCTGTTGGTGTTATGGGTGATCAAAGAACTTATGAACAAGTTATCGCTTTGAGAGCCATTGAAACTACTGATTTCATGACAGCCGACTGGTATCCGTTCGAGCACgacttcttgaaaagagtCGCTTCTAGAATCGTTAATGAAGTTGACGGTGTTGCAAGAGTTACCTACGATATTACTTCTAAACCACCAGCTACTGTTGAATGGGAATAA
- the TRS130 gene encoding transport protein particle complex II subunit TRS130 (similar to Saccharomyces cerevisiae TRS130 (YMR218C); ancestral locus Anc_8.735): MEAPFISPAVSISYFDPFEVFENVKEEFLDSIPFKNVHWKPPHGTVRTIETLAVNLKNESKSEDNGIYQHMHFIRFIVVNCISMDEYRAKVRPLIRQWLPVDEALAYRTNILRSPMPLVLFYSNSEVVDSSLFKTTPLLNKLNKDFPSVKVLELRSVYKSPQEKKEFWNQLSGQLKMLVLSIFYQRLTHYQKELEHLGEKIENFDNELLLREKLVELYLALNMHDQVIDLLNSIEKKVVPHLKTELPNGYLDGSHGILQESSPDYYFIGTMLKGKKLTKLRFYRYFFVRKLELQLKGDSTTVKVLTVHKLLRDFLYKMETIFKNDSYWLQFKYEFLCQAYECLPTENLMETRGEVLLSKRDCWIEGVQSCTNFKLASKIFPESKITYKFDKFKDTFSTEEVYHENYLKLTKEIMSIYNNCEGKRQRMVDILFIEIGNFHYQRGEYEEAVSIFLSCHEYYTQSKWLFIGKNILQTFINSLIKCPLITELIIEGEAVPVSTILSNALLHILKISDDYDEKKKWCNQFFTIQQKESVRLLYPMDDLLNVVLTNTVYLTAPNTYAMDIHIDNHGIPKEIEVETMKLILKNSNDDFVFFEACEISINEYQKSYTLKSKNVRFGTFLPVSFEVNTGNTIFTRQFSNEDKNEIFLHPLYDPTGVSFTISEARELNLEENKLEISFRNIDKTETFDLEVFVPRIGIPPRSSVSFSTDEDVHSFKVSSRNLHQKITYYMKDPRTSFELNTRLSFVKKDCTQRYSEERIFLIECYLPVSVSVEDIFKRDLFIFKFLLNSSTFEEPIILHSSKLLPPKDIDHYEISGEYSPESLKYLTADPNEYCLNCYQIRTPKRYDPADIFHLAVSYNTLKEQLDQLVTDAVLVQGNIKWHSHFEVWKSFWEYFVLPKLQYDYNSFQRSWLIILTKGSFEMKDLLHHVEKLSMGDVVANGMIDCLERIINGVQLSEIDISGYAKNLATRTLIVPVQMPKVEHLFYLEIIKGDDQPSHEVGMPLPVKIKIDRAVEKWGKTESFGSFVFEIINSNEWLVHGKKRLLLLTTYTELEIDIIPLKKGYLSFPRVEITNVDCDELARIDNSNISETILVL; the protein is encoded by the coding sequence ATGGAAGCTCCATTCATATCTCCAGCCGTATCCATTAGCTATTTTGATCCATTTGAGGTCTTTGAGAACGTAAAAGAAGAGTTCCTTGATTCAATTCCATTCAAGAATGTTCATTGGAAACCGCCACATGGAACTGTACGAACAATAGAAACTTTAGCTgtgaatctgaaaaatgagTCGAAGTCAGAGGACAACGGAATATACCAGCATATGCACTTCATAAGATTTATTGTGGTTAATTGCATATCTATGGATGAATACAGAGCGAAGGTACGGCCACTTATAAGACAATGGCTGCCAGTTGACGAAGCTCTAGCGTACCGTACAAATATTCTTAGGTCTCCAATGCCACTTGTCTTATTTTATTCTAATTCAGAAGTAGTGGATTCGAGCCTGTTCAAAACGACTCCTCTGCTGAATAAGTTAAATAAGGATTTTCCTAGTGTAAAAGTGCTAGAGTTGAGATCGGTCTATAAATCACCGCaggagaagaaagaattttGGAATCAGTTGAGCGGTCAGTTGAAAATGCTCGTTCTTAGTATCTTCTATCAGAGATTAACCCACTATCAAAAAGAACTGGAACATTTAGGcgaaaaaatagaaaactTCGACAATGAATTGCTATTAAGAGAGAAGCTAGTTGAACTTTATTTGGCCCTCAACATGCATGACCAAGTAATAGATCTGTTGAATTCtatagaaaagaaagttgtACCACATCTCAAAACTGAACTTCCAAATGGATATTTAGACGGTTCTCACGGCATACTGCAAGAATCTAGTCCAGATTATTATTTTATTGGAACAATGCTGAAAGGTAAAAAACTCACTAAGCTACGATTCTACaggtatttttttgttagAAAATTGGAACTTCAATTAAAAGGTGACTCGACTACCGTGAAAGTTTTGACAGTGCATAAGCTGCTGCGCGATTTCCTATACAAAATGGAAACCATATTTAAAAATGACAGTTACTGGCTACAATTCAAATACGAATTTCTTTGTCAAGCATATGAGTGTTTACCCACCGAAAACTTGATGGAAACCAGGGGCGAAGTCCTTCTATCTAAACGTGATTGTTGGATCGAAGGAGTCCAATCATGCACCAACTTCAAATTAGCAAGCAAAATATTTCCTGAAAGTAAAATCACAtataaatttgataaatttaaaGATACTTTTTCCACTGAAGAAGTGTACCATGAAAACTACCTTAAATTAACGAAGGAAATTATGTCGATCTACAACAATTGTGAAGggaaaagacaaagaatGGTTGATATATTATTTATTGAGATCGGCAATTTCCATTACCAAAGGGGAGAGTATGAAGAGGCAGTCTCTATTTTCCTTTCGTGCCACGAATATTATACACAATCAAAATGGCTTTTTATCGGAAAGAATATATTGCAAACGTTCATTAATTCATTGATCAAATGTCCTCTTATAACAGAGCTTATAATTGAGGGTGAGGCTGTACCTGTTTCTACAATCCTGAGCAATGCATTGCTACATATTCTAAAGATTTCAGATGATTatgatgagaaaaaaaaatggtgtaATCAATTCTTTACCATAcaacaaaaagaatcaGTGAGATTACTTTACCCTATGGATGATTTGCTGAACGTTGTTTTAACTAATACGGTCTACCTCACAGCTCCTAATACTTATGCGATGGATATTCATATCGATAATCATGGgattccaaaagaaatcGAGGTGGAAACTATGAAACTTATCttgaagaattcaaatgatgattttgtgttttttgaagcatGTGAAATCAGTATTAATGAGTATCAAAAGTCCTATACTTTAAAATCTAAAAATGTACGATTTGGAACCTTTCTTCCAGTTTCTTTTGAGGTTAACACTGGAAATACCATATTTACAAGACAATTTTCGAAcgaagataaaaatgagataTTTTTACATCCTCTGTACGATCCTACAGGTGTGTCTTTTACCATAAGTGAAGCTAGGGAACTGAATctagaagaaaataaacttgaaatttcattccGGAACATCGATAAAACTGAGACGTTTGATCTAGAGGTTTTTGTACCAAGGATTGGTATCCCACCAAGATCTTCTGTAAGCTTTTCGACGGATGAGGATGTTCATAGTTTCAAAGTCAGTAGCCGAAACCTGCATCAGAAAATAACATATTATATGAAAGACCCAAGAACATCTTTTGAACTGAACACCAGGCTATCTTTTGTGAAGAAAGATTGCACACAGAGATATAGCGAAGAGAGAATATTTCTTATCGAGTGCTACCTTCCCGTTTCGGTATCAGTAGAAgacatcttcaaaagagacCTATTTATATTCAAGTTCCTCTTAAATTCCTCAACATTTGAGGAGCCAATTATATTgcattcatcaaaattacTTCCTCCAAAGGATATCGATCACTATGAAATATCGGGCGAATACAGCCCTGAATCCCTGAAATACTTAACAGCAGATCCAAATGAATACTGTCTGAATTGCTATCAAATCAGGACTCCGAAGAGATACGACCCCGCtgatatatttcatttagCAGTGTCCTATAATACCTTAAAGGAGCAGTTAGACCAACTAGTTACTGATGCGGTCTTGGTTCAGGGAAATATAAAGTGGCATAGTCATTTTGAAGTCTGGAAATCATTTTGGGAGTATTTCGTTTTGCCTAAACTTCAATACGACtacaattcttttcaacgGAGCTGGTTGATAATTCTGACTAAAGGTAGCtttgaaatgaaagatttgTTGCATCATGTAGAAAAATTATCGATGGGAGACGTTGTTGCTAATGGAATGATTGATTGCTTGGAAAGAATTATTAATGGTGTGCAATTAtcagaaattgatatttctgGATATGCAAAAAACCTAGCTACGAGAACTTTAATTGTCCCCGTACAAATGCCAAAAGTAGAACACCTCTTCTATCTTGAGATTATAAAGGGTGATGATCAACCGTCACACGAAGTCGGAATGCCCTTACCGGTCAAGATAAAAATTGATAGagctgttgaaaaatggggCAAAACCGAGAGCTTTGGATCAtttgtctttgaaattattaACAGTAATGAATGGTTAGTTCACGGCAAAAAAAGACTGCTTCTTTTGACAACGTACACTGAACtagaaattgatattataCCTCTAAAGAAGGGCTACCTGAGCTTTCCTCGAGTTGAGATTACAAACGTCGACTGTGATGAGCTTGCAAGAATTGataattcaaatatttctgaGACTATCTTAGTTCTCTAA